CCCGCCGCAGGCGGAGGCGTTCGGTGCCTTGCCGGTGCAGGGCTTCGGGCGCGGGCCGGTGCTGGCCGTCGCGAGTTCGGACGATCCCTACGATCCCCGAGGGCGGGGGATCGGCTGGGCGGCCGCTCAGGGCGCGCGGCCCTGCCATCTCGGCCCGCGGGGGCATCTGAACGGCGCCGCGACCCTCGGCGCATGGCCGGAGGGGCAGGCCCTTCTGGCGGGCTTCCTGCACGAGATCGGAGGATAGGGCATGGACATCCCCACCGCACTCCTGAGCTTTTCCATCGCCGCGGCTTTGCTGACGATCACGCCGGGGCTCGACACGGCCCTCGTCCTGCGCACGGCGGCGGTCGAGGGGCCGCGCCGGGCGATGCTGGCGGGGGCCGGTGTGGTCACCGGCGTGCTGGCCTGGGGGCTGATCACGGCGCTCGGGCTCGGCGCGATCCTGGCGGTCTCGGACCTGGCCTACCGCGCCATCCGGCTCGCGGGTGCGGCCTACCTGATCTGGCTGGGGGCGGGCATGCTGCGCGCGGCGATCCGGCCCGGTCCGCGGCCCTTTGCCAAGGTGGCCGCGCCGCCCGCGCCCAACTGGTTCCTGCGCGGGGTGATGACCAACCTCCTGAATCC
The nucleotide sequence above comes from Celeribacter indicus. Encoded proteins:
- a CDS encoding LysE family translocator; the protein is MDIPTALLSFSIAAALLTITPGLDTALVLRTAAVEGPRRAMLAGAGVVTGVLAWGLITALGLGAILAVSDLAYRAIRLAGAAYLIWLGAGMLRAAIRPGPRPFAKVAAPPAPNWFLRGVMTNLLNPKVGVFYVSFLPQFLPEGVPVVAFSVLLAGLHAAMGLVFFAVLTVATVPFQTALSAPRLPRILDGLTGSVLIAFALRLLAERRVG